In Drosophila santomea strain STO CAGO 1482 chromosome 2L, Prin_Dsan_1.1, whole genome shotgun sequence, a single window of DNA contains:
- the LOC120448515 gene encoding blastoderm-specific protein 25D isoform X4, with translation MEVSADPYEQKLYQMFRSCETQCGLLDEKSLLKLCSLLELRDQGSALIASLGGSHQLGVSFGQFKEALLNFLGSEFDGTTSSGFIERSLVITDEPLTSTYIESPPESSDREVSPKLVVGTKKYGRRSRPQHGIYELSVTDSDNTDEDQLQQQQKHRNLNGCDELGVQVQRSSSQSDLPGSRRLRSVHTSGSKLKRCASLPARRKMNNSTTGTTTSPTAAAKLKQLSIQSQAQHSSSVESLDTVTPQQLETISVHSIIEAWELASIPNTRNLLHVLGFDEEEEVNLQQLTKALEEEMRGLEGDHEQSNMLRALAALQATELGNYRLAFRQQHEENLKLRADNKAANQRVALLAVEVDERHASLEDNSKKQVQQLEQRHASMVRELTLRMSNDRDHWTSMTGKLEAQLKSLEQEEVRLRTELELVRTENLELESEQQKAHIQLTELLEQNIKLNQELAQRPSSISGTPEHSPLRPRRHSEDKEEEMLQLMEKLAALQMENAQLRDKTDELTIEIESLNVELIRSKTKGKKQEKLEKQEEQESAATATKRRGDSPSKTNLTEESPRLGKQRKCTEGEQSDASNSGDWLALNSELQRSQSQDKELTSLRQRVTELEKELKAAKEGRSLTPESRSKELEASLEQMQRAYEDCEDYWQTKLSEERQLFEKERQIYEDEQHESDKKFTELMEKVREYEEQFSKDGRLSPIDERDMLEQQYSELEAEAAQLRSSSIEMLEEKAQEISSLQSEIEDLRQRLGESVEILTGACELTSESVAQLSADAGKSPASSPISYLWLQSTIQEPAKSLADSKDEATASAIELLGGSPSHKTASRTTPFESSQSGPSPTNSGTTNASGANAGPAPISKPKRAQSPHQTPSEGEIADCETSSTASNKSFESNSKTSCLSHEKSSSPSALKEELKRLKFFELSLKEQIKDLSLQRDGLVMELQQLQEARPVLEKAYARTTHPTLQQRLNQLELRNRHLQNVIKQQQQYTESLMQQSWRQHQVELNDLHSRIETQGVLLGEQTQRLQNADILVKDLYVENSHLTATVQRLEQQRARVNLIHQQQQQQRLVGGGLPGMP, from the exons ATGGAGGTTTCCGCCGATCCGTATGAGCAGAAGCTCTACCAAATGTTCCGCAGCTGCGAGACGCAGTGCGGACTTCTGGACGAGAAGTCCCTGCTGAAACTCTGCTCTCTGCTGGAGCTTCGGGATCAAGGATCCGCACTGATCGCCAGCCTGGGCGGCAGCCACCAGCTGGGCGTGTCCTTTGGCCAGTTCAAGGAGGCTCTCCTCAACTTCCTGGGCTCCGAATTCGATGGCACGACGTCATCGGGTTTTATTG AGCGTTCACTGGTGATTACGGATGAGCCGCTGACCAGCACATACATTGAGAGTCCGCCAGAGTCTTCCGATCGCGAAGTTTCACCGAAACTCGTTGTGGGCACCAAGAAATACGGTCGCCGGTCCAGGCCACAACATGGTATCTACGAATTATCCGTCACGGACTCAGACAATACGGATGAGGaccagttgcagcagcagcagaagcaccGAAATCTCAATGGCTGCGATGAGCTGGGAGTTCAG GTGCAACGTTCCTCGTCCCAGAGCGATCTTCCTGGCAGCCGCCGCCTGCGGTCCGTCCACACCAGCGGCAGCAAACTGAAGCGATGTGCTTCGCTGCCAGCACGCCGAAAGATGAACAACAGCACCACAGGAACAACTACATCGCCGACGGCAGCAGCCAAGTTGAAACAGCTATCCATCCAGAGCCAGGcgcagcacagcagcagcgtGGAATCCTTGG ACACCGTGACGCCTCAGCAGCTGGAGACGATCTCAGTGCATAGCATTATCGAAGCCTGGGAGCTGGCCAGCATTCCCAACACTCGCAACCTACTTCACGTCCTGGGATtcgatgaggaggaggaggtcaACCTGCAACAGCTCACCAAGGCGTTGGAGGAGGAGATGCGTGGCCTCGAGGGCGATCACGAGCAATCGAATATGCTGCGTGCTCTGGCTGCTCTGCAGGCCACAGAGTTGGGTAACTACCGACTTGCCTTCAGGCAGCAGCACGAGGAGAACCTCAAGCTGAGGGCCGATAATAAGGCGGCTAACCAAAGGGTGGCCTTGCTGGCCGTGGAAGTCGATGAACGGCATGCCTCACTGGAGGATAACTCCAAGAagcaggtgcagcagctggagcaacGACACGCCAGCATGGTGAGGGAACTTACGTTGCGAATGAGCAATGATCGCGATCACTGGACCAGCATGACGGGAAAGCTTGAGGCGCAGCTTAAATCCCTTGAGCAGGAGGAAGTTCGCCTCAGAACGGAACTCGAACTGGTGCGCACGGAGAACTTGGAACTGGAGTCGGAGCAGCAGAAGGCTCACATCCAACTCACAGAGCTGCTCGAACAGAACATTAAGCTCAACCAGGAACTGGCCCAAAGGCCGAGCAGCATTAGTGGCACTCCGGAGCACAGTCCATTGCGACCAAGAAGGCATAGCGAGGacaaggaggaggagatgcTCCAGCTAATGGAGAAGCTGGCTGCTCTTCAAATGGAGAACGCCCAGCTGCGTGACAAGACTGACGAACTGACCATCGAAATCGAGAGCTTAAATGTTGAACTAATTCGTTCGAAAACCAAGGgcaaaaagcaagaaaaacTAGAGAAACAAGAGGAGCAGGAGTCGGCGGCGACGGCCACCAAGAGGCGTGGAGATTCGCCGAGCAAAACAAACCTCACAGAGGAGAGCCCTCGTCTGGGAAAGCAGCGCAAGTGCACCGAAGGAGAACAGAGTGATGCCAGCAACAGCGGAGATTGGTTAGCTCTAAACTCTGAGCTGCAAAGAAGTCAAAGCCAAGATAAGGAGCTAACAAGCCTCAGGCAGCGGGTGACTGAGTTGGAGAAGGAACTCAAGGCGGCAAAAGAAGGCAGATCTCTAACTCCGGAAAGCCGCTCCAAGGAACTGGAGGCCAGTCTCGAGCAAATGCAGCGCGCCTATGAGGATTGCGAGGACTACTGGCAAACAAAACTCAGCGAAGAGCGGCAGCTGTTCGAAAAGGAGCGACAGATCTACGAGGATGAGCAGCACGAGAGCGATAAGAAGTTCACCGAGCTGATGGAGAAGGTGCGCGAGTACGAGGAACAGTTCAGCAAGGATGGCCGTTTGTCGCCCATTGATGAGCGCGATATGCTGGAGCAGCAGTACTCAGAATTGGAGGCAGAGGCAGCCCAACTGCGCTCGAGCTCTATTGAAATGCTTGAGGAGAAGGCTCAGGAAATTAGTTCTCTGCAATCGGAGATAGAGGATTTGCGACAGAGATTGGGTGAGAGCGTCGAGATCCTCACTGGCGCCTGTGAACTCACATCGGAATCGGTAGCCCAACTGAGTGCCGACGCGGGAAAAAGTCCAGCCAGCTCACCTATCAGCTACCTCTGGCTGCAGAGCACCATCCAAGAGCCGGCGAAATCCCTTGCTGACTCCAAGGATGAAGCCACCGCCAGTGCCATCGAACTGCTCGGAGGCTCACCATCGCACAAGACAGCCAGCCG CACAACACCCTTTGAAAGCTCTCAGTCGGGTCCTTCGCCAACAAACAGTGGAACCACCAACGCCTCCGGCGCCAATGCTGGTCCAGCTCCGATCAGCAAACCCAAGAGGGCCCAGAGCCCTCATCAGACTCCATCGGAGGGAGAGATAGCCGATTGTGAGACGTCGTCGACGGCGTCCAACAAGAGCTTCGAATCCAACAGTAAAACGTCTTGCCTTAGCCACGAGAAGTCTAGCAGTCCGTCGGCACTGAAGGAGGAACTGAAGCGCCTTAAGTTCTTCGAGCTGTCGCTCAAGGAGCAGATTAAGGACTTGAGCCTGCAGCGGGACGGTCTGGTCATGGAACTGCAGCAATTGCAGGAGGCGCGACCAGTTCTCGAGAAGGCCTATGCG CGAACCACGCATCCAACGCTTCAGCAGCGACTGAACCAATTGGAGCTGCGAAATCGCCATCTGCAGAATGTcatcaagcagcagcagcaatacACCGAGTCCCTGATGCAGC AATCCTGGAGGCAGCATCAAGTGGAGCTCAACGATCTGCATAGCCGGATCGAAACCCAGGGTGTTTTGCTGGGCGAACAGACACAGCGACTGCAGAATGCCGACATCCTGGTGAAGGACCTCTATGTGGAGAACTCCCATCTGACGGCCACAGTGCAGCGGTTGGAGCAGCAGCGAGCTAGGGTTAACCTAattcaccagcagcagcaacagcagcgacTTGTGGGCGGCGGACTGCCCGGCATGCCTTAG
- the LOC120448515 gene encoding blastoderm-specific protein 25D isoform X5: MGTRLYYRRSGGQLTDPIIEKLAARFERSLVITDEPLTSTYIESPPESSDREVSPKLVVGTKKYGRRSRPQHGIYELSVTDSDNTDEDQLQQQQKHRNLNGCDELGVQVQRSSSQSDLPGSRRLRSVHTSGSKLKRCASLPARRKMNNSTTGTTTSPTAAAKLKQLSIQSQAQHSSSVESLGHHLATNPAPSSEHWRCYHGGRWSCCKDTVTPQQLETISVHSIIEAWELASIPNTRNLLHVLGFDEEEEVNLQQLTKALEEEMRGLEGDHEQSNMLRALAALQATELGNYRLAFRQQHEENLKLRADNKAANQRVALLAVEVDERHASLEDNSKKQVQQLEQRHASMVRELTLRMSNDRDHWTSMTGKLEAQLKSLEQEEVRLRTELELVRTENLELESEQQKAHIQLTELLEQNIKLNQELAQRPSSISGTPEHSPLRPRRHSEDKEEEMLQLMEKLAALQMENAQLRDKTDELTIEIESLNVELIRSKTKGKKQEKLEKQEEQESAATATKRRGDSPSKTNLTEESPRLGKQRKCTEGEQSDASNSGDWLALNSELQRSQSQDKELTSLRQRVTELEKELKAAKEGRSLTPESRSKELEASLEQMQRAYEDCEDYWQTKLSEERQLFEKERQIYEDEQHESDKKFTELMEKVREYEEQFSKDGRLSPIDERDMLEQQYSELEAEAAQLRSSSIEMLEEKAQEISSLQSEIEDLRQRLGESVEILTGACELTSESVAQLSADAGKSPASSPISYLWLQSTIQEPAKSLADSKDEATASAIELLGGSPSHKTASRNNLTTSETSIFSTTPFESSQSGPSPTNSGTTNASGANAGPAPISKPKRAQSPHQTPSEGEIADCETSSTASNKSFESNSKTSCLSHEKSSSPSALKEELKRLKFFELSLKEQIKDLSLQRDGLVMELQQLQEARPVLEKAYARTTHPTLQQRLNQLELRNRHLQNVIKQQQQYTESLMQQSWRQHQVELNDLHSRIETQGVLLGEQTQRLQNADILVKDLYVENSHLTATVQRLEQQRARVNLIHQQQQQQRLVGGGLPGMP, encoded by the exons ATGGGAACGCGATTGTATTACCGCCGATCCGGCGGCCAGTTAACAGATCCGATCATTGAGAAGCTAGCCGCTCGCTTTG AGCGTTCACTGGTGATTACGGATGAGCCGCTGACCAGCACATACATTGAGAGTCCGCCAGAGTCTTCCGATCGCGAAGTTTCACCGAAACTCGTTGTGGGCACCAAGAAATACGGTCGCCGGTCCAGGCCACAACATGGTATCTACGAATTATCCGTCACGGACTCAGACAATACGGATGAGGaccagttgcagcagcagcagaagcaccGAAATCTCAATGGCTGCGATGAGCTGGGAGTTCAG GTGCAACGTTCCTCGTCCCAGAGCGATCTTCCTGGCAGCCGCCGCCTGCGGTCCGTCCACACCAGCGGCAGCAAACTGAAGCGATGTGCTTCGCTGCCAGCACGCCGAAAGATGAACAACAGCACCACAGGAACAACTACATCGCCGACGGCAGCAGCCAAGTTGAAACAGCTATCCATCCAGAGCCAGGcgcagcacagcagcagcgtGGAATCCTTGG GCCATCACCTGGCCACCAATCCCGCACCGTCGTCCGAGCACTGGAGATGCTATCACGGCGGCCGTTGGTCATGCTGCAAAG ACACCGTGACGCCTCAGCAGCTGGAGACGATCTCAGTGCATAGCATTATCGAAGCCTGGGAGCTGGCCAGCATTCCCAACACTCGCAACCTACTTCACGTCCTGGGATtcgatgaggaggaggaggtcaACCTGCAACAGCTCACCAAGGCGTTGGAGGAGGAGATGCGTGGCCTCGAGGGCGATCACGAGCAATCGAATATGCTGCGTGCTCTGGCTGCTCTGCAGGCCACAGAGTTGGGTAACTACCGACTTGCCTTCAGGCAGCAGCACGAGGAGAACCTCAAGCTGAGGGCCGATAATAAGGCGGCTAACCAAAGGGTGGCCTTGCTGGCCGTGGAAGTCGATGAACGGCATGCCTCACTGGAGGATAACTCCAAGAagcaggtgcagcagctggagcaacGACACGCCAGCATGGTGAGGGAACTTACGTTGCGAATGAGCAATGATCGCGATCACTGGACCAGCATGACGGGAAAGCTTGAGGCGCAGCTTAAATCCCTTGAGCAGGAGGAAGTTCGCCTCAGAACGGAACTCGAACTGGTGCGCACGGAGAACTTGGAACTGGAGTCGGAGCAGCAGAAGGCTCACATCCAACTCACAGAGCTGCTCGAACAGAACATTAAGCTCAACCAGGAACTGGCCCAAAGGCCGAGCAGCATTAGTGGCACTCCGGAGCACAGTCCATTGCGACCAAGAAGGCATAGCGAGGacaaggaggaggagatgcTCCAGCTAATGGAGAAGCTGGCTGCTCTTCAAATGGAGAACGCCCAGCTGCGTGACAAGACTGACGAACTGACCATCGAAATCGAGAGCTTAAATGTTGAACTAATTCGTTCGAAAACCAAGGgcaaaaagcaagaaaaacTAGAGAAACAAGAGGAGCAGGAGTCGGCGGCGACGGCCACCAAGAGGCGTGGAGATTCGCCGAGCAAAACAAACCTCACAGAGGAGAGCCCTCGTCTGGGAAAGCAGCGCAAGTGCACCGAAGGAGAACAGAGTGATGCCAGCAACAGCGGAGATTGGTTAGCTCTAAACTCTGAGCTGCAAAGAAGTCAAAGCCAAGATAAGGAGCTAACAAGCCTCAGGCAGCGGGTGACTGAGTTGGAGAAGGAACTCAAGGCGGCAAAAGAAGGCAGATCTCTAACTCCGGAAAGCCGCTCCAAGGAACTGGAGGCCAGTCTCGAGCAAATGCAGCGCGCCTATGAGGATTGCGAGGACTACTGGCAAACAAAACTCAGCGAAGAGCGGCAGCTGTTCGAAAAGGAGCGACAGATCTACGAGGATGAGCAGCACGAGAGCGATAAGAAGTTCACCGAGCTGATGGAGAAGGTGCGCGAGTACGAGGAACAGTTCAGCAAGGATGGCCGTTTGTCGCCCATTGATGAGCGCGATATGCTGGAGCAGCAGTACTCAGAATTGGAGGCAGAGGCAGCCCAACTGCGCTCGAGCTCTATTGAAATGCTTGAGGAGAAGGCTCAGGAAATTAGTTCTCTGCAATCGGAGATAGAGGATTTGCGACAGAGATTGGGTGAGAGCGTCGAGATCCTCACTGGCGCCTGTGAACTCACATCGGAATCGGTAGCCCAACTGAGTGCCGACGCGGGAAAAAGTCCAGCCAGCTCACCTATCAGCTACCTCTGGCTGCAGAGCACCATCCAAGAGCCGGCGAAATCCCTTGCTGACTCCAAGGATGAAGCCACCGCCAGTGCCATCGAACTGCTCGGAGGCTCACCATCGCACAAGACAGCCAGCCG CAATAACCTCACCACTTCGGAAACATCCATCTTTAGCACAACACCCTTTGAAAGCTCTCAGTCGGGTCCTTCGCCAACAAACAGTGGAACCACCAACGCCTCCGGCGCCAATGCTGGTCCAGCTCCGATCAGCAAACCCAAGAGGGCCCAGAGCCCTCATCAGACTCCATCGGAGGGAGAGATAGCCGATTGTGAGACGTCGTCGACGGCGTCCAACAAGAGCTTCGAATCCAACAGTAAAACGTCTTGCCTTAGCCACGAGAAGTCTAGCAGTCCGTCGGCACTGAAGGAGGAACTGAAGCGCCTTAAGTTCTTCGAGCTGTCGCTCAAGGAGCAGATTAAGGACTTGAGCCTGCAGCGGGACGGTCTGGTCATGGAACTGCAGCAATTGCAGGAGGCGCGACCAGTTCTCGAGAAGGCCTATGCG CGAACCACGCATCCAACGCTTCAGCAGCGACTGAACCAATTGGAGCTGCGAAATCGCCATCTGCAGAATGTcatcaagcagcagcagcaatacACCGAGTCCCTGATGCAGC AATCCTGGAGGCAGCATCAAGTGGAGCTCAACGATCTGCATAGCCGGATCGAAACCCAGGGTGTTTTGCTGGGCGAACAGACACAGCGACTGCAGAATGCCGACATCCTGGTGAAGGACCTCTATGTGGAGAACTCCCATCTGACGGCCACAGTGCAGCGGTTGGAGCAGCAGCGAGCTAGGGTTAACCTAattcaccagcagcagcaacagcagcgacTTGTGGGCGGCGGACTGCCCGGCATGCCTTAG
- the LOC120448515 gene encoding blastoderm-specific protein 25D isoform X6, which translates to MGTRLYYRRSGGQLTDPIIEKLAARFERSLVITDEPLTSTYIESPPESSDREVSPKLVVGTKKYGRRSRPQHGIYELSVTDSDNTDEDQLQQQQKHRNLNGCDELGVQVQRSSSQSDLPGSRRLRSVHTSGSKLKRCASLPARRKMNNSTTGTTTSPTAAAKLKQLSIQSQAQHSSSVESLDTVTPQQLETISVHSIIEAWELASIPNTRNLLHVLGFDEEEEVNLQQLTKALEEEMRGLEGDHEQSNMLRALAALQATELGNYRLAFRQQHEENLKLRADNKAANQRVALLAVEVDERHASLEDNSKKQVQQLEQRHASMVRELTLRMSNDRDHWTSMTGKLEAQLKSLEQEEVRLRTELELVRTENLELESEQQKAHIQLTELLEQNIKLNQELAQRPSSISGTPEHSPLRPRRHSEDKEEEMLQLMEKLAALQMENAQLRDKTDELTIEIESLNVELIRSKTKGKKQEKLEKQEEQESAATATKRRGDSPSKTNLTEESPRLGKQRKCTEGEQSDASNSGDWLALNSELQRSQSQDKELTSLRQRVTELEKELKAAKEGRSLTPESRSKELEASLEQMQRAYEDCEDYWQTKLSEERQLFEKERQIYEDEQHESDKKFTELMEKVREYEEQFSKDGRLSPIDERDMLEQQYSELEAEAAQLRSSSIEMLEEKAQEISSLQSEIEDLRQRLGESVEILTGACELTSESVAQLSADAGKSPASSPISYLWLQSTIQEPAKSLADSKDEATASAIELLGGSPSHKTASRNNLTTSETSIFSTTPFESSQSGPSPTNSGTTNASGANAGPAPISKPKRAQSPHQTPSEGEIADCETSSTASNKSFESNSKTSCLSHEKSSSPSALKEELKRLKFFELSLKEQIKDLSLQRDGLVMELQQLQEARPVLEKAYARTTHPTLQQRLNQLELRNRHLQNVIKQQQQYTESLMQQSWRQHQVELNDLHSRIETQGVLLGEQTQRLQNADILVKDLYVENSHLTATVQRLEQQRARVNLIHQQQQQQRLVGGGLPGMP; encoded by the exons ATGGGAACGCGATTGTATTACCGCCGATCCGGCGGCCAGTTAACAGATCCGATCATTGAGAAGCTAGCCGCTCGCTTTG AGCGTTCACTGGTGATTACGGATGAGCCGCTGACCAGCACATACATTGAGAGTCCGCCAGAGTCTTCCGATCGCGAAGTTTCACCGAAACTCGTTGTGGGCACCAAGAAATACGGTCGCCGGTCCAGGCCACAACATGGTATCTACGAATTATCCGTCACGGACTCAGACAATACGGATGAGGaccagttgcagcagcagcagaagcaccGAAATCTCAATGGCTGCGATGAGCTGGGAGTTCAG GTGCAACGTTCCTCGTCCCAGAGCGATCTTCCTGGCAGCCGCCGCCTGCGGTCCGTCCACACCAGCGGCAGCAAACTGAAGCGATGTGCTTCGCTGCCAGCACGCCGAAAGATGAACAACAGCACCACAGGAACAACTACATCGCCGACGGCAGCAGCCAAGTTGAAACAGCTATCCATCCAGAGCCAGGcgcagcacagcagcagcgtGGAATCCTTGG ACACCGTGACGCCTCAGCAGCTGGAGACGATCTCAGTGCATAGCATTATCGAAGCCTGGGAGCTGGCCAGCATTCCCAACACTCGCAACCTACTTCACGTCCTGGGATtcgatgaggaggaggaggtcaACCTGCAACAGCTCACCAAGGCGTTGGAGGAGGAGATGCGTGGCCTCGAGGGCGATCACGAGCAATCGAATATGCTGCGTGCTCTGGCTGCTCTGCAGGCCACAGAGTTGGGTAACTACCGACTTGCCTTCAGGCAGCAGCACGAGGAGAACCTCAAGCTGAGGGCCGATAATAAGGCGGCTAACCAAAGGGTGGCCTTGCTGGCCGTGGAAGTCGATGAACGGCATGCCTCACTGGAGGATAACTCCAAGAagcaggtgcagcagctggagcaacGACACGCCAGCATGGTGAGGGAACTTACGTTGCGAATGAGCAATGATCGCGATCACTGGACCAGCATGACGGGAAAGCTTGAGGCGCAGCTTAAATCCCTTGAGCAGGAGGAAGTTCGCCTCAGAACGGAACTCGAACTGGTGCGCACGGAGAACTTGGAACTGGAGTCGGAGCAGCAGAAGGCTCACATCCAACTCACAGAGCTGCTCGAACAGAACATTAAGCTCAACCAGGAACTGGCCCAAAGGCCGAGCAGCATTAGTGGCACTCCGGAGCACAGTCCATTGCGACCAAGAAGGCATAGCGAGGacaaggaggaggagatgcTCCAGCTAATGGAGAAGCTGGCTGCTCTTCAAATGGAGAACGCCCAGCTGCGTGACAAGACTGACGAACTGACCATCGAAATCGAGAGCTTAAATGTTGAACTAATTCGTTCGAAAACCAAGGgcaaaaagcaagaaaaacTAGAGAAACAAGAGGAGCAGGAGTCGGCGGCGACGGCCACCAAGAGGCGTGGAGATTCGCCGAGCAAAACAAACCTCACAGAGGAGAGCCCTCGTCTGGGAAAGCAGCGCAAGTGCACCGAAGGAGAACAGAGTGATGCCAGCAACAGCGGAGATTGGTTAGCTCTAAACTCTGAGCTGCAAAGAAGTCAAAGCCAAGATAAGGAGCTAACAAGCCTCAGGCAGCGGGTGACTGAGTTGGAGAAGGAACTCAAGGCGGCAAAAGAAGGCAGATCTCTAACTCCGGAAAGCCGCTCCAAGGAACTGGAGGCCAGTCTCGAGCAAATGCAGCGCGCCTATGAGGATTGCGAGGACTACTGGCAAACAAAACTCAGCGAAGAGCGGCAGCTGTTCGAAAAGGAGCGACAGATCTACGAGGATGAGCAGCACGAGAGCGATAAGAAGTTCACCGAGCTGATGGAGAAGGTGCGCGAGTACGAGGAACAGTTCAGCAAGGATGGCCGTTTGTCGCCCATTGATGAGCGCGATATGCTGGAGCAGCAGTACTCAGAATTGGAGGCAGAGGCAGCCCAACTGCGCTCGAGCTCTATTGAAATGCTTGAGGAGAAGGCTCAGGAAATTAGTTCTCTGCAATCGGAGATAGAGGATTTGCGACAGAGATTGGGTGAGAGCGTCGAGATCCTCACTGGCGCCTGTGAACTCACATCGGAATCGGTAGCCCAACTGAGTGCCGACGCGGGAAAAAGTCCAGCCAGCTCACCTATCAGCTACCTCTGGCTGCAGAGCACCATCCAAGAGCCGGCGAAATCCCTTGCTGACTCCAAGGATGAAGCCACCGCCAGTGCCATCGAACTGCTCGGAGGCTCACCATCGCACAAGACAGCCAGCCG CAATAACCTCACCACTTCGGAAACATCCATCTTTAGCACAACACCCTTTGAAAGCTCTCAGTCGGGTCCTTCGCCAACAAACAGTGGAACCACCAACGCCTCCGGCGCCAATGCTGGTCCAGCTCCGATCAGCAAACCCAAGAGGGCCCAGAGCCCTCATCAGACTCCATCGGAGGGAGAGATAGCCGATTGTGAGACGTCGTCGACGGCGTCCAACAAGAGCTTCGAATCCAACAGTAAAACGTCTTGCCTTAGCCACGAGAAGTCTAGCAGTCCGTCGGCACTGAAGGAGGAACTGAAGCGCCTTAAGTTCTTCGAGCTGTCGCTCAAGGAGCAGATTAAGGACTTGAGCCTGCAGCGGGACGGTCTGGTCATGGAACTGCAGCAATTGCAGGAGGCGCGACCAGTTCTCGAGAAGGCCTATGCG CGAACCACGCATCCAACGCTTCAGCAGCGACTGAACCAATTGGAGCTGCGAAATCGCCATCTGCAGAATGTcatcaagcagcagcagcaatacACCGAGTCCCTGATGCAGC AATCCTGGAGGCAGCATCAAGTGGAGCTCAACGATCTGCATAGCCGGATCGAAACCCAGGGTGTTTTGCTGGGCGAACAGACACAGCGACTGCAGAATGCCGACATCCTGGTGAAGGACCTCTATGTGGAGAACTCCCATCTGACGGCCACAGTGCAGCGGTTGGAGCAGCAGCGAGCTAGGGTTAACCTAattcaccagcagcagcaacagcagcgacTTGTGGGCGGCGGACTGCCCGGCATGCCTTAG